DNA sequence from the Liolophura sinensis isolate JHLJ2023 chromosome 1, CUHK_Ljap_v2, whole genome shotgun sequence genome:
CCTTTGTGGACGCACGGCTCTGGTGGAGAATGCGCCTCTTACTCCGAGCCCGACTAGCGCCGCCGTAGACTGCCGCGTCGCTGGGCCCACGGGGTGTCCGTAGCAGGGCACCCGCGGCGTACCCAAGGGCCATGAGGGCGAACACGGAGGCGCCCGCAAAGATGAatctgggggtgggggggaagaAATACAGAAGGAGCACGATCAGGACGATCATCACTGCGAGGCAGGGGCTGTCCATGGCGCGCGGCGGTCTATAACCAGAACAGAATTATCATCCAATGGCCCGCGCCGGGAAAACTCGCGGCCCGGGCATGGCGGGGCCAGCGTCGGCTTCGGCGGGTAGCCGTGTTGAACGGAATAATTATCTGTGGATGCGCCaattaaatgccaactaggtcgcctcatatcaatgtgtgtgtaggcgagacttgtaaataagcgtgtatgccttggctggggaggcgcctaagggggggggggggggtatggtGGAGCTGGGAAagggggctgggggcctctatttgttatggggagggccccaaggagGGGGTGgtccagaacctatagtgtgtttactagaacttctggacctcgccgggaataggggctgggggcctctatttaccaaggggagggtgcgccagaaccctccttccccCTACTACGGTATTTGAGTCTTTTACATGTTGTTaccattttttcatgttttgaaataATTGCTTCTTTTTACCAGTCATCCCAATGTCATGTTCCAGCTGTTTAATTGTGAATTATATTTTATccgagagaaaaaaatatcagtgATTTTAAATACTGTTGGCAGTGATTTGTTATTCTTCTAGAACTGTTCAGAAAGGATAGTGTCTTGTTGTAGAGAcaattgtgtttttatgttgtcTGGTGTCTTGTATTATCTTCAGAACAAATTGGCAAATCATCACCAAATTTGGTGAATTTTTGTGACATCAAGAACTGATCACTTTTGATGCCTATCTGTCAGGAATTGGTAATTTTAGCAGGTTATGATTAACCTTGTGCATGCAGCATTTCCAGAACTACTGGGTTGCATGTAACCCAAGTTGCCTTGAAGCTAAGAAATCCCCACCTTTTGAGGTATATCTTCATTCGTTGGCTTGATGCTTGGGTCATCTTTTTGGGTAGAAGTGAAGCACAGCTTCTCAGGTTTTAAAATAATGCATGTAGACCATTCAGCAGTTTTAAGAGAGCTACCATGACTGCTGAACATCCATGATCAGACTCACTATAGAAAATTTGTATTCCCTCACTTGCACTGCTTGTGaggggtcttggtgacaataagccgtgATCATACTTGGCCCAGTGCACAGACTAACGATCACTGAAGATCACttctcttccaccagtatggtgtgtatatcaaTACATCAGATGTGGGAAAGTTGGTCTGTATCTTGTCCAGGGGTTGGTGGATTACCCTGGCAGGGCACTCCGGATTCCTCCaaacataatactgaccaccatcataggAGTGAAATCTTTCCTTGAATATAGCgttaaacagcagtcaaatagttttcagtgatttttaatataaaaatcaaTTTCCATGGGCAGAAAAATCTTACTATCGGTGTATCTCCTGAACTTGATACTTATGATAACAAGGCAGTTAAGAGTTCGTTGACCTTTGGACACAGGAAAGAGAcatttttggttttttcttttagtttgatCAGAACTCGTTTGTGTCGCACACGGCTTGTTTTTTGTGAAGTGCTCATACTGATAATTGGTGTAAAATTCTTCATGTAAGCTTACATCCACAAATGATAAAGCTATTATATCATAACTTTAGTCCGGACTAAAGTCTAATTGGTACAGAACTGGTATAAAGATTCAGGCCTGGCTTAACCTTTTAATGcccttttgaacaactggcctcAGGTAAATATAAAGTATATCATATCCTGAAGGAAAAACTGGTTAAAGATCTTGAGGATTTTCAGGAAAGCTTGTCATATCACCGTTCTCATTTTGCTGTGAAATAGTATGTCGCAAATTTAACAGCTTTTAACATGATCAGCACATTTGCCATTGTAAATTCATACAATAGCTGACTGCAACAGCGGCCAATAAATTCAAACCTGATTATTACAATCAATACACTAAACTCTttggttcaagtccagctcatgctgttttcctctccagctgttcgtgggaaggtctgtcagcatcctgcgggtgatcatgggtttccaccaggctctgccgagtttcctcccaccaataatgctggccgctgtcgtacatgtgtaagtgaaatattcctaaatagggcgtaaaacaccaatccaataaataaataaattaaactctTTGTATGTTTTTCATATCCTTAATTTATTGTCCACATTACATGCAGAGcgtgtcagtattatgttaaCACAGAGAAGTGTGCCACGTGTTATCCAGCAGTACAgcaactgtatgtatatacaccacAGAAAAGGATCATATTTTTGAACTGTGATGTCAAACACTGATGTTGATATATGAATATCTTTTATAAGAGGGAGATGTCTGAATTGTTACGGGTATTCTCTCTCTGTTCATACCTTTTATTACCCATTATGATCAATCAACCGCTCTTGTGCAACACAAACACTGTGCTATCATGCTTCTCTCTACTGGTTTCTCAAACCCGACACCCGCCTCTTGTGAAAGCTTAGCAAACTGACATCAAAGGGAAACTGTGCTGAAAATGgtaaaaaattttgaagaaataaatgGCACATGCAGGTTATGTGCAGGCTACTCACTGCCAAACACTAAGTACAAACTACAAAACAAACATCATGAATCCTACAATGAATGAccgaaattttatttcaaaatcttTTATACACTTGTTAAGAACTTATCTTGACCTTGAATACAATCATCGATTAAAATCACTCACTTATTAGCAATGGATTCACCAAAAAGTAATATAAACAACAACTAGTCATAAATTCTTTAAGAACACACCAGCATCTGCTTGTAgccaaataaatattaaaacataaaaatctgcATCTTTTTCAAAACCTTGTCTTCAATGACAAATAAAGCACTTTTCAGCAGatgaaatcaaaaatgaaaaaaaaaggtaaatataTTAAAAGATCTTTAAAGTTGTAAATAATAtgccaaataaataatacaagaaaATGCAATgaacattataaatacaataaagTACACATACAGACTGACTTGTCACcaaagaagataaaaaaacttttccaaACAGTGTATGTTTCCGTACTGAAATGCCCAATACCTGGACCGTTCATTTACCAGTGCTGTGAGGAGTCCACTCTCCATCTGTTTGAAGAGACAAAACATCCACTCATCATCGCATCTTTCTCAATCATGTAAGGAAGATTGTACAAGGACTTTAACTTGTTTTATGCAGGAAACATCCAGAAATCTAAATGTGCTTTCACAGATGGGCATTCAGAAGGAGATCTGCCACAAGAACTCAAGGTAAGAACTGAAGGTCATTTGACCAATAGTAGGCATGGGTGTGAGGAATAGGACCCGTTTCCTGGAGCTCAACAAATATGGTTTATCAGCAACATACTGCATCCAAGACTCAAGATAGGACATGAACTTGTACCTACAGAAGAATCACTTTAAAATGCTCCTTAACAAAGCTCAACCTAGTTGTTCATTCTGGACTTGGACCTGGACAGTGTTAAGCCTGTCTTCACCTTCATTCATGCCCTCATCACCGTAGTCCTCCAGCTCAGACTCCCAGCCGTCTTCCACTAGCTCATCATGTTGTGTGACACTGGACACAGGTGAGGGAAGAATCTCATACTCTGCCATCCGTTTAAGCCCTGTGAACCGGCAGTGAGGGCAGTTTATGTGGCAGCTTACAGCTTCGGTGCCAACCTTGACGACAGTTGAGCTTGTGTTTATCACTCTACTGGGTGACAAGCCTAAACTTTCCCAGTTTTGCCCATTGAAGTCATACATCAGTGTGGATTTCATGTAGGTCTTTCTGTCAGTTACACTTCCTCCAAACAGGAACAGTTTGTCATCCTCATAAAAGTAACTGTACCCAGAACGATCCACAGATTCAGGCAGGTCTGGAATTCCAAGGTGACAATCTGTTCTCCACGCTTTAGAACCCAGGGTTAAAATTTTGGCATAACCCACCCCTGGCTCAGCCAACACAATTTCTCCTTCTCTGGCAAACATCATCAAAAGTGAAAGAGAACCTCTGGAGCAGTTTTCCACTTCACCAGTCTCAAAGTCATAAACCAAAAGCATCATTTCCTGGTCACCTTGCTCAGATTTGTCTATGGCTGTACAGATGTATCGATCATCAACAATAACCACCTTTATCTTGGACGGGTGTACATGAATGCCAAATGGCACCAGCTCCTTCAGCCAGACCATTTCCGGAAGGGTTCCTTCCTCCAATAAATACAGGTTGAGGGCATGACCTTTGGAGAGACTGGATGTGGACCTGGCTATAGCATAGATCCTGCCACCACACTGCTGCAGGGATAGCACCTGAAACCCTTTGCCCTTTTCATAGTATGGTATCAGAGCACGTACATCAAGCCAACTTTTGTGTGTGATATCATACTTGTATAGCTGTTGCATGTTCTCAGTGTTTTTCAAAGGCCTTGACTCAGTAGCATAGATGCTTTTGGGTAGACCAGTCAGTAAGGCAAGACTGCTGGCTTTGATGGGGAGGGGAGGTAATTCTAGCCAGCGCTTTTCCCAGGGCAGGAAACCCAACAGTCTCCTGGTGCCAACAGCCTCCACGTTCCGTCCACGATCAGTTAGTAGCAGGTGTGGCTCTGCTTCATGACCTGCCATTAGAAACACCAGCTTCTCATTCCCATTTAGCCTGGCATTTCCAGCCTGCAGCTTTGTGCTGAACTTGAACACCTTGTCCCGACACTGAGGGAACATGTTAATGAGCACATGGCAACTGACAAGCTTGTGGTAGCCTTCCTCAGTGAATCTCTCCAGGTCCAGGCTGTCAAACAGCTCTGGCAAATGAGGCAGTCTCTGGTCCAGGTCATGTTCCACCCAATGGGTGAGGAAGGAGAAGAGGGCATCCGCGGGCACATACAGAAGTGTGTGGTCCCTCAGTATGTCCAACACAGAGTCCACACCCAGGCACAGCATCTGGTCATGCTGCAGGACATCTGGTAAATGGGCAATCAAGTAGTCGTAGCCCACCTGGTACAGCTTCTCATAGTTATACTGACCTCCTATCAGACACAGTGTCACACAATTTTCTGGCCCCACAGACAACCTGGCTAAGAACTCGGTGCACTGCTCTTTCATCTGTGAAATTTGCAGGTAGTCCGCCACCTCCATGAGCCCCTCCACATTCTCCAGGCTCACATCCACATGCCTCAGGTATAGGAACTTTATGGCTGCTTGGATGGCTGCAGGTGAGCCCACATTGATGGTCACCTTACCTGGGGAGAGTTCAAGGTAGGTAATACAAACAAGGAAGACAGCTAATCCCAAAACCTATGGGGAAGGAAAAGGTCAAGATGGACCCACTCAGAGGTGCTTccatatcatatatacatgtatttattatattccCTGGTAAGTGACTGCATGAATATAATAACATTAACCTCATGCTCTCATGTTTATATAGCCTACAGTAAATTTAAGCTTCACTGCAGATTATTTATAGTGAGAAAAAAAGGGCTGATAGTATACCAGTATTTACTTTTTAGTGCCTTTAACATAGTACAGGTCACGTATGAGTCTGGTCAGAGTTTCAGGATAAACTTGCTGTTCCACCAAACATACTCTTGTGTACAGATTggttaaaaacaacaaatttgaaaataaaaacaaaaattttggaGATAAGCTTGTACTCTTCCAGTATGACCAAGTAAAAAATCTCAGGCAACACATTTTGAAATCAGTCAGGAAAATATCACGAAAATGGCAAGAAAAAATTGactaaatatgtatacatgtatacttttcaAGCATTAACTTGAATATTTGCTGCATATGACTTATAGTTTCGTCCAGGTCTGAAAATgtataagtttcagcaccaaaagcaatattttataacttttaatttttttttaaatgcattttcagtCAATCCTCTGTGCACCTGTATATATGATTTCCAACTGAAAATTACTAGAGAATTTTTGCTGGTTTCAAATCTTTGATACAGATGTAATGATACTGATGCTGATGCAATCAGTGTATCaaatcttttattattattcatgtattgtTGACTGTACTTTGGAGTATTAAAAATCggtatatgtattacatgtatgcttcaaAGGGGAATATAACTAGAAGCCTTTTTGAATCCCAAAGTCCCAAAGTCCCAAAACTCAGAGGTATTCTCATatcatacgtacatgtacacaggattGAATGATTCAGTGATAAACTATTTATCCACTGGGTGAAACATATTTCCATCAACCAGCTCTTCATTTGGGATACCGATGTGATGTGAAAGGTTGCAATCCAGAGTAAATTACTATTCATTTCAGTAAAACTTCATTAATCAAATTTCTTGCAAGCCtacatgtgtttttctttttcatgaaATGACATCTAAGTTTTAACACCACAATGCCACATGATTTTCAAGAAAACTTGAACAACTGAATTAAGATTTTTTGGTGAAAGTGGGCAGAGGGTTTGATGACAAACCTTCATCTTTTTCCAGCAGGCCTGATTCATAAAGAGCATGGAAATAATGTGAAGTCATCAACACACACTTGTGTACCCGTTGTTCCtgtaaaatacatcaaaataaaGTAGATACTGTATGCTCTGAACAGACACACTTATTACTACTCTCAGTTTCAGAGCTCATTAAACCTCATTATCAACAGtgatcacatatacatgcagcagATACAATTTCATTACACCATGCCTCAGACACAATTTCATGACACCATGCAGCAGATACAATTTCATGACACCATGCAGCAGGTACAATTTCATGACACCAAGCAGCAGATATAATTTCATGACACCATGCCACAGACACAATTTCATTACACTATGCAGCAGATACAATTTCATTACACTATGCAGCAGATACAATTTCATGACACCATGCAGCACATACAATTTCATGACACCATGCAGCAGACAGAATTTCATGACACCATGTAGCAGACACAATTTCATTACACCAGGCAGCAGATCAAATTTCATTCCACCATGCCGCATACACAATTTCATTGCACTATACAGCAGATACAATTTCATAACACCATGCAGCACACAATTTCACAGCACCATGCAGCAGATACAATTTTATTCCACCATGCCGCATACACAATTTCATTGCACCATGCAGCAGATATAATTTCATGACACCATGCAGCAGATACAATTTCATTACACTATGCAGCACATACAATTTCATGACACCATGCAGCAAATACAATTTCATGACACCACGCAGCAAATACAATTTCATCGACCATGCAGCAGATACCATTTCATTACACCATGCAGCAGACACCATTTCATTACACCATGCAGCAGATACCATTTCATTACACCTTGCAGcagatataatttcattacacCATACAGcagatataatttcattacacCATGCAGCAGAATTTTCTTTCCCATAATGTATTTAGTGCTCAAATTCACAAGAAAGTAAGcattatcagatgaaagaagtATAAAAGATGAAGTAGAGATATGTCAATCTAATTATCActcttttgttcattttttttctttatggcTCTAAAACTGTTCATTATTACTTGTTAAGGAAATACATGTGTGGACTCACCTGGCCACCATAAAGCAGGGAAACATCACATACGTCTGATCCATGTTTTGTTTGCTCGTACAGAAGGCCTCCCACTGGATCAAATGTAGACCCCATAGGAGTATCGTGGGGAATTTGCAAAGTTCCCATCCCATCCATAGCCCCACCTTCAATAACAAGCATGTTCTCCCTCATCCTAAAGTTCTGAATTTGATAACAACTAAagcagagctacatgtatagatctAACTGACTTATTTGTGAGAAAACAAATTCTACGTAAGAAAATATATTCcgccttcaaaaaaaaaacctgctgCAAACTATACTCTTTCCTTTAACTGCGAAGTGGGTAATTATTTACAAGGCAGATGTCTGTTCAGCTTGACTGACTTACTTGGCTCACTATAGATAGCATTGCCCTAGGCGATATGGATCCATGTTTACGCTTACATAAGGCCTCCTGAGCTGATAAGGCACTAAGGCAGAGACACTTCTCTACCAGACACTTGCTGTTTCTCAGTACATGTGTTCGCCACACTTTCTGACATGTGGCCTGAACTGAATGTATACAGCTTTACAGGCAACCATTGTTTCACAGATTACATGGCTGTGACATCATTTCTACTGGCCAATGCCTGCATCATGCTATACTGTCACCACACTTTacaatatattcatatacatcTGATTTTCACTTTTGTTAGTGTTATCTCTTATCACTTACCCTTATGCTGAAATTAATAAAGtcaatatttttacatacatgtaccagtaaatgTGCATTGAACACAAATTCAGAAGCAATGTAGTCAATAGACTCACATAGTTTTGATAACACATAATATCCAATAGAGTCTTCTCTTCTGAAAGTGTCCTCAGTGTCCAGATGGACACAATGAGAGTTGCAGGTATAAGAAAACAGCATGCATACTCATTTTACAAGTGAGATGTGTAAAAGCTATTAGACATATGGAAGCAACTCCTGAGTATAAGGTCAATATCAGTAAAAAGTGGCCCATCAGAATTAAGTCTAGTATTTACCTATAAATGTCTGAATTGTGAGACAAGATGGCTGTTATAATGAAGCCGTGTTTTTCCCAGTCCTGTTGGACAGGACCAGTGATCTATAGGTGATCTGAGATATATATGAAACCAATGGATGGGACCAATGGATTATAGATTATCTTGTGGATGTATGAGATCAACAGTCTATGGATAGTCTTTAAGAAGGCACCATGGATGAAACCACAGATAGCATCATGGATGGAACTAAGAGATGGCACTATGAATGAATTGAAACTAGGAATGGGACATGCATGAAACTATAGGGCTAGGACGATGGATGGAACAAAGGATTACACCTTGGGTGGAATTAGGGAAGGCAACATGCATGGCACTGTGGATGAAACTAAGGGTGGAACCTGGATGGAACTAGTGTTAGGACTATGGCTAGGGATTGCACCATGGACAGAGCTAGTGCTGGCACCACGGATGGAAAACTAACTATGGGTCTTATAGTCTATGGGTAGTCTTTAAGATGGCACCATGGGTGCAATTTGAAATGgcattataatttatttattaatatatttgattgatgttttacaccatactcaagaatatttcactcacatgatggcgaccagcattatggtgggaggaaaccagggaaacccatggccatccgcagtttcctggcaaaccttcccacgtacgaccagagagtattagccagcatgagcaactgcattggtgagaggctcctgggccactGTGCCAAGCTGGCGTGTTTACCCCCATATCCATAAAATGGTACTATGGATGAATTCAAACTTGGGATGGGACACGCACGAAACTAAAGGGTTAGGGCCATGGATGGAACTAGGGATGGCACCATGGGTGGAACTAGAGGTGGCAACACGGATGGCACTATGGATGAAATTAGGGATCGCACCATGGGTGGAACTAGGGATGGCAGTATGGATGAAGCTAGAGATGGCACAATGAATGGAACTAGGGATAAAGAAATGGATGGAGCTAGGGATTGGGACTAGGGAATGGACATGGATATAACTAAGGTTAGGACCATGGCTAAGAATGGCACCATGGACAGATCTAGTGATGGCACCACGGATGGAAATAGGGATGGAATATGGATGGAGCCATAGGGCTACCATGGATGGAACTAGGGATGGCACCATGGATGAAACTACGGACGGCAGTATGGATGAAATTAGGGATGGCACTCTGGAACTAGGGATAGcagaaaggatggaactaatgTTAGGACCATGGATAGGGATGGCACCATTGACTAGTGATAGCACCCTGGATGGAAACAGGAACGGAAGATCATGGATGGAACCAAGGATGGCACTATACATGAAGCTAAGGATGTATTTTAAATGATGGCCTATGAATGGGAAGACAAAGGTACAGTACAGCAGAATGGTCTATGAACTGGCATACGTGCAAGACAAGAGATCTGTGGATGGAATGTAAATGCATAGAGGCATATGGTCAGTGGCTGGATTCACATCAATCAAACTAATGGTTTGTGGGTGAGTGGCGTTTGTGGAGACCCGGTCAGTGGCATGTGGGTCTAATGGAGTGTACAAAATACTTTGCATGATTTGCGAGAAAGTGCTGAAAACTTAACAAGCCACAAGGTGTTTTGCTTCATGCGCAGAAATATAGAATCACTTCTTGGTATATCTGCtcattttcagtaaatatatttcacattttcttgTGTTTCTGCCATACATATTTACCTTCACCTAAGCTGAACTATAGCTACACTTACCTGAATAAGTTAATTTTGTTCCAACAGCTGACAGGCCTGCCCCTCAGAGTATCAGGTACATCTTTCCAAGACCCACTCCTATAATCACAGTTACAGTGTTGTAATTCTCCTCTGGGGAATTCAAAagcatgtacacattttagTGAAAACTttctatataaatagaaatatcTTGCCTTTGATCTTTTGGCTGATGATGTGTCTGGTGTGGTGAAGGTATTATCCCAAGCTTTGTAACAAGCAGTCATCAGGTACACTTCCTGAAGTCTTGTGTATTGTGCAGGAGAGTACTACCAATGGACACTAACCTGTTTCTTTATTACTTTGTAACTGTACAACCTGAATTCACCGATAAAGGTACATGGCTTTATCAACCATGTACCTCTTCAAATTCTGCAAGTCTCAACAAGCCATCTGTTCCCTGTATGTTCTTACTGGATAACCAAGGTGTATAGAATTTACAGTGCAGCTGGCCATAAAGCACAGACAGGTACCGAGTGTGGAGAAAACCAATCATACATGAAGCTATGTTTGCCTGTAGGTGTGAATGGAAAAAGGCATGCATAGCAACTATATCCACGGACTGTTCTAATTTAGACAGAAATGCAATATTTAATACaagataatttatttcattaatgacATTCATACATATTCTGTTCACTACGAAAATGCAGAACAACAAACACTAGATCTGTTCCCCACACATGCTCCAGTGTGAGTAAGTAAGCCTGACTTGTCTTCAGTCAGTATCCAGTGACTGAGGAATATATCCATTCACAATTAAAACTGCTCAACCATATACACACAATGCTCTGTCTGTATACTTTCAACTtcatgtgtctacatgtatcaaAATCTGTAACAATGTGCATTAGTgtgtaaaatgacacaaatacatgtgacCTGTGATGTGCCTGCTGTAATTGTAGGCCTactctgcacacacacacagtatTCATGTCCTGTGCTGTGTAAGTATCCTTGTGTCCTGTGTGCTGAACTTCTTCACTATTGTTGTGACCTGTGTGGCGTACATCTTCACTACTGTTGTAACCTGTGTGGTGTATGTCTTCACTATTTCTGTGACCTGTGTGGTGTACATCTTCACTACTGTTGTAACCTGTGTGGTGTACATCTTCACTATTTCTGTGACCTGTGTGGTGTATGTCTTCACTGGTGTTGTGACCTATGTGGTGTAGGCCAACATCTTCACTACTGTTTTGACATGTGtggcataggcctacatcttcAATATAGTTGTAACCTGTGTGGTGTAGATCTTCACTGGTGTTGTGACCTGTGTGGTGTGGGCCTACATCTTCAATATTGTTGTAACCTGTGTGGTGTAGGTCTTCACTGGTGTTGTGACCTGTGTGGTGTGGGCCTACATCTTCAATATTGTTGTAACCTGTGTGGTGTAGGTCTTCACTGGTGTTGTGACCTGTGTGGTGTGGGCCTACATCTTCATTATTGTTGTAACCTGTGTGGTGtaggtcttcaatattttctgtGACCTGTGTGCTGTACACCTTCACTGTTGTTGTGACCTATGTGGTGTGGGTCTACATCTTCACTATTATTGTAACCTGTGTGGGGGACATTCTCACTGTTCACTTggttaaacgccaagcactcactcactcaatgttCACTTGTGTGGTGTAGCCCAACATCTTCACTATTGTTGTGACCTGTGTGGGGTACATTCTCACTGTTCACTTGATATTTGgatgctgtaaatgtacacatgaccTAAGATCTTTTCTTAGGCATAGTTATATTTAGTTGTGATCtcaaataatttaaattgtTACACAACATATTAGATCAACAAAGAAATACTCATTTTGCAGCATTATTTCAAGTCATTGGTTGATAAAGTTTATTTGCCATGTGGGTGTACCTCACTCTGTCAATACATTTCAGAATTACAGAGATCTATACTATTCTGATGTATGCTACGCACCAATGACCACATGCTGAGAAAAGGAAACTCTCTAATCGTGAATAATATGTAGACCTAGGAAATCTTCATAGATGTAGGTCAAGTGTGAAATGAAAAGGTGTTGTCTGTGATttggttttacatttattataataGATTCACTAACCTAGTTTCAAAAAGAGGTCAACTTTGTTTACTATTCTCACCCACTCCTGACCACACCTGTGCTGTCCACATCCTTCTTAAGATGGCTTCTATTATGACAGGCC
Encoded proteins:
- the LOC135472795 gene encoding uncharacterized protein LOC135472795; this translates as MDGMGTLQIPHDTPMGSTFDPVGGLLYEQTKHGSDVCDVSLLYGGQEQRVHKCVLMTSHYFHALYESGLLEKDEGKVTINVGSPAAIQAAIKFLYLRHVDVSLENVEGLMEVADYLQISQMKEQCTEFLARLSVGPENCVTLCLIGGQYNYEKLYQVGYDYLIAHLPDVLQHDQMLCLGVDSVLDILRDHTLLYVPADALFSFLTHWVEHDLDQRLPHLPELFDSLDLERFTEEGYHKLVSCHVLINMFPQCRDKVFKFSTKLQAGNARLNGNEKLVFLMAGHEAEPHLLLTDRGRNVEAVGTRRLLGFLPWEKRWLELPPLPIKASSLALLTGLPKSIYATESRPLKNTENMQQLYKYDITHKSWLDVRALIPYYEKGKGFQVLSLQQCGGRIYAIARSTSSLSKGHALNLYLLEEGTLPEMVWLKELVPFGIHVHPSKIKVVIVDDRYICTAIDKSEQGDQEMMLLVYDFETGEVENCSRGSLSLLMMFAREGEIVLAEPGVGYAKILTLGSKAWRTDCHLGIPDLPESVDRSGYSYFYEDDKLFLFGGSVTDRKTYMKSTLMYDFNGQNWESLGLSPSRVINTSSTVVKVGTEAVSCHINCPHCRFTGLKRMAEYEILPSPVSSVTQHDELVEDGWESELEDYGDEGMNEGEDRLNTVQVQVQNEQLG